A stretch of the Osmerus mordax isolate fOsmMor3 chromosome 12, fOsmMor3.pri, whole genome shotgun sequence genome encodes the following:
- the LOC136953851 gene encoding septin-8-A-like isoform X2, with the protein MAATDMDIFADEEKRKLELGGRVGFDSLPDQLVSKSVTQGFCFNILCVGETGIGKSTLMNTLFNTEFDNEEASHYQDNVHLRPKTYDLHESSVHLKLTVVDSVGFGDQINKEQSYKPVVDYIDTQFENYLQEELKIKRSLFNYHDSRIHICLYFIAPTGHSLKSLDLVTMKKLDSKVNIIPIIAKADTISKSELHKFKIKIMSELVSNGVQIYQFPTEDEAVTEINSSMNAHLPFAVVGSTEEVKVGNKTVRARLYPWGTVQVENENHCDFVKLREMLLRVNMEDLREQTHTRHYELYRRCKLEEMGFKDTDPDSQPFSLQETYVTKRKEFLGELQHKEEEMRQMFVNKVKETEAELKEKERELHERFEQLKRMHQEEKRNLEDKRRDLEEEMNAFNRRKVAAEALVGQALQGSSQPFKKDKDKKN; encoded by the exons ATGGCGGCTACGGACATGGACATTTTCGCT gatgaagagaagaggaagctggagtTGGGCGGCCGTGTTGGGTTCGACAGCTTACCTGATCAACTGGTCAGCAAGTCCGTCACACAGGGCTTCTGCTTCAACATCCTCTGTGTGG gGGAGACTGGGATTGGAAAGTCCACTCTGATGAACACCCTTTTCAACACAGAATTTGATAATGAGGAGGCCAGCCACTACCAAGACAACGTCCACCTGCGTCCGAAAACCTACGACCTGCACGAGAGCAGCGTCCACCTGAAGCTGACCGTGGTGGACAGCGTGGGCTTTGGGGACCAGATCAACAAGGAGCAGAG CTACAAGCCTGTTGTGGATTACATTGACACACAGTTTGAGAACTACCTTCAGGAGGAACTGAAGATCAAGCGTTCCCTCTTCAACTACCACGACAGCAGGATTCATATCTGCTTGTACTTCATCGCCCCCACCGGACATTCCCTCAAATCTCTGGACCTGGTCACTATGAAGAAGCTGGACAGCAAG GTGAACATCATTCCCATCATCGCCAAGGCAGACACGATATCGAAGAGCGAGCTGCACAAGTTCAAGATCAAGATCATGAGTGAACTGGTGAGCAACGGGGTGCAGATCTACCAGTTCCCCACGGAGGACGAGGCCGTGACAGAGATCAACTCCTCCATGAAC GCCCACCTGCCATTTGCAGTTGTGGGGAGCACCGAGGAGGTGAAGGTGGGGAACAAGACGGTGCGGGCCAGACTCTACCCCTGGGGCACCGTGCAGG TTGAGAACGAGAACCACTGTGACTTTGTGAAGCTGAGGGAGATGCTGCTGCGGGTGAACATGGAAGACCTcagagagcagacacacactcgccaCTACGAGCTCTACCGACGCTGCAAGCTGGAGGAGATGGGCTTCAAGGACACAGACCCAGACAGCCAGCCCTTCAG cctccaggagACGTATGTAACTAAGAGGAAGGAGTTCCTGGGAGAGCTGCAgcacaaggaggaggagatgaggcagATGTTTGTTAACAAGGTGAAGGAGACCGAGGCTGAgctgaaagagaaggagagagag CTCCATGAGCGGTTTGAGCAGCTGAAGAGGATGcaccaggaggagaagaggaacctggaggataagaggagagacctggaggaggagatgaacgcCTTCAACAGGAGGAAGGTGGCAGCAGAGGCGCTGGTGGGACAAGCCCTGCAAGGATCCTCTCAACCCTTCAAGAAGGATAAGGACAAGAAGAA TTGA
- the aup1 gene encoding lipid droplet-regulating VLDL assembly factor AUP1 isoform X1 — METRGIEHMFDFQRFPNDGLVRLLLLIYSPIGLCLMLIRIFIGVHVFLVSCALPDSLIRRCIVRIMCSVLGMHVRQNNPRLRDKRVKLYICNHVTEFDHNIINLLTSCNTPMLDGSAGFVCWARGFLELGPVPAPAQLQEVLQRYSSSPGTPPLLLFPEEDTTNGRAGMLKFSLWPFSVTESLQPVALQVKRPFLSLSIPESSWLTELLWTFFVPYTVYHVRWLPAVSRQEGETLQDFTNKVQQLLAAELSVASTQITKADKAEHIKRTRHVAPHINTSSASPIPRGAQVRGVDEAGLSRLALQVKDVLPDVPLSVITSDLVQTNCVDATITNLLERTEDFSSGPTGSSAFTSSRSSSSASSPPPAVKCFGKSPVDRHMSLQERKEALYDFARRRYIEKHGL, encoded by the exons ATGGAAACTCGGGGAATTGAACATATGTTCGACTTTCAGCG ATTTCCTAACGATGGACTGGTTCGCCTCCTGCTTCTAATCTACTCTCCTATAGGCTTATGCCTGATGTTAATACGCATCTTTATAGGTGTACATGTGTTCTTAGTAAGCTGTGCACTGCCAGACAGCCTTATCAGACG ATGCATTGTGAGGATAATGTGCTCGGTGCTTGGGATGCACGTAAGACAAAACAACCCACGCCTAAGAGACAAACGCGTGAAACTCTACATTTGCAATCACGTGACAGAGTTTGACCACAACATCATCAATCTTCTGACCTCTTGCAACACA CCGATGCTGGACGGCTCAGCAGGGTTTGTGTGCTGGGCCCGAGGGTTCCTGGAGCTGGGCCCGGTCCCGGCCCCCGCCCAGCTGCAAGAGGTCCTGCAGAggtactcctcctcccccggcaCCCCGCCCCTGCTGCTCTTCCCCGAGGAGGACACCACCAACGGAAGAGCCGGCATGCTCAAGTTCAG CCTGTGGCCCTTCTCTGTGACTGAGAGCCTGCAGCCTGTGGCCCTGCAGGTGAAGAGGCCATTCCTGTCCCTG AGCATCCCAGAATCCTCCTGGTTGACAGAACTGTTGTGGACCTTTTTTGTCCCGTATACAGTCTATCATGTAAG ATGGCTCCCGGCTGTGtccaggcaggagggagagacccTGCAAGACTTCACCAATAAAGTACAACAG CTCCTTGCAGCTGAACTCAGTGTGGCGTCTACCCAGATCACTAAAGCAGATAAAGCTGAGCATATCAAAAGGACAAGACACGTTGCTCCGCACATCAACACGTCCA GTGCCAGCCCCATCCCACGGGGGGCCCAGGTGCGTGGTGTGGACGAGGCTGGTCTCAGCAGGCTGGCCCTGCAGGTGAAGGATGTGCTGCCTGACGTCCCCCTCAGCGTTATCACCAGCGACCTCg TGCAAACCAACTGTGTGGACGccaccatcactaacctgcTGGAGAGGACTGAGGATTTCTCCTCTGGGCCGACCGGAAGCTCCGCCTTCACCTCCAGCAGGAGCTCCTCAtctgcctcttctcctccccctgctgtcaag TGTTTTGGGAAGTCGCCAGTAGACAGACACATGTCTCttcaagagaggaaagaggcctTGTATGACTTCGCTAGAAG GCGCTACATTGAAAAACATGGACTGTAA
- the aup1 gene encoding lipid droplet-regulating VLDL assembly factor AUP1 isoform X2, with the protein MTPLLSSKFPNDGLVRLLLLIYSPIGLCLMLIRIFIGVHVFLVSCALPDSLIRRCIVRIMCSVLGMHVRQNNPRLRDKRVKLYICNHVTEFDHNIINLLTSCNTPMLDGSAGFVCWARGFLELGPVPAPAQLQEVLQRYSSSPGTPPLLLFPEEDTTNGRAGMLKFSLWPFSVTESLQPVALQVKRPFLSLSIPESSWLTELLWTFFVPYTVYHVRWLPAVSRQEGETLQDFTNKVQQLLAAELSVASTQITKADKAEHIKRTRHVAPHINTSSASPIPRGAQVRGVDEAGLSRLALQVKDVLPDVPLSVITSDLVQTNCVDATITNLLERTEDFSSGPTGSSAFTSSRSSSSASSPPPAVKCFGKSPVDRHMSLQERKEALYDFARRRYIEKHGL; encoded by the exons ATgactccgctcctctcctcgaA ATTTCCTAACGATGGACTGGTTCGCCTCCTGCTTCTAATCTACTCTCCTATAGGCTTATGCCTGATGTTAATACGCATCTTTATAGGTGTACATGTGTTCTTAGTAAGCTGTGCACTGCCAGACAGCCTTATCAGACG ATGCATTGTGAGGATAATGTGCTCGGTGCTTGGGATGCACGTAAGACAAAACAACCCACGCCTAAGAGACAAACGCGTGAAACTCTACATTTGCAATCACGTGACAGAGTTTGACCACAACATCATCAATCTTCTGACCTCTTGCAACACA CCGATGCTGGACGGCTCAGCAGGGTTTGTGTGCTGGGCCCGAGGGTTCCTGGAGCTGGGCCCGGTCCCGGCCCCCGCCCAGCTGCAAGAGGTCCTGCAGAggtactcctcctcccccggcaCCCCGCCCCTGCTGCTCTTCCCCGAGGAGGACACCACCAACGGAAGAGCCGGCATGCTCAAGTTCAG CCTGTGGCCCTTCTCTGTGACTGAGAGCCTGCAGCCTGTGGCCCTGCAGGTGAAGAGGCCATTCCTGTCCCTG AGCATCCCAGAATCCTCCTGGTTGACAGAACTGTTGTGGACCTTTTTTGTCCCGTATACAGTCTATCATGTAAG ATGGCTCCCGGCTGTGtccaggcaggagggagagacccTGCAAGACTTCACCAATAAAGTACAACAG CTCCTTGCAGCTGAACTCAGTGTGGCGTCTACCCAGATCACTAAAGCAGATAAAGCTGAGCATATCAAAAGGACAAGACACGTTGCTCCGCACATCAACACGTCCA GTGCCAGCCCCATCCCACGGGGGGCCCAGGTGCGTGGTGTGGACGAGGCTGGTCTCAGCAGGCTGGCCCTGCAGGTGAAGGATGTGCTGCCTGACGTCCCCCTCAGCGTTATCACCAGCGACCTCg TGCAAACCAACTGTGTGGACGccaccatcactaacctgcTGGAGAGGACTGAGGATTTCTCCTCTGGGCCGACCGGAAGCTCCGCCTTCACCTCCAGCAGGAGCTCCTCAtctgcctcttctcctccccctgctgtcaag TGTTTTGGGAAGTCGCCAGTAGACAGACACATGTCTCttcaagagaggaaagaggcctTGTATGACTTCGCTAGAAG GCGCTACATTGAAAAACATGGACTGTAA
- the sowahab gene encoding ankyrin repeat domain-containing protein SOWAHA, producing the protein MALTQESILTFLLENGGKVKNSELVNNFKCQLNCSDPAEKTHNRDIFKKFVNSVAVVKQVNEVKFVVVKKRYQDFVKVGMKYSAQNSDLDDSFSSQTLSLSPTVSELSALVKYESVNIPNLDIQNNNTCNSSNRNGNCLNNRADFQHTPVHISNIGRGLRNGGSCKTCNEDPPTVIKVLNVSYDQVIKTGKTGPVFPIVPVKSPSRGDSPPARQDELNCIPTFSGLKTPVGSKSLMQMPVSSSERDFMPLPNGPGWVGSEPSASLWRELSQEEIRAPGFPLLRRSRTCRAAEDQQGLGCVPLPPGGHRWLVTAASGLWGQIHAQLQQDSQLATRKDFMSGFTALHWVAKSGHSEMVHTIMDVSRRTEARVDVNARTHGGYTPLHLAALHGHAELMLLLLKLYGANANIRDNDGKKPLHYLGPGVSPELQQLLGGGAQAHGREEEDRDMPRGINTLSRLFMQPHGTAHRRKHKMLPGGISPWD; encoded by the coding sequence ATGGCTTTGACTCAAGAATCTATTTTGACGTTTTTGTTGGAGAACGGCGGAAAAGTGAAAAATTCTGAGTTGGTAAATAATTTCAAATGTCAACTAAATTGTAGCGATCCCGCAGAGAAGACGCATAATAGGGATATTTTTAAGAAATTCGTGAACAGTGTTGCGGTTGTGAAACAAGTCAATGAAGTCAAGTTTGTGGTAGTGAAAAAAAGATATCAGGACTTTGTTAAAGTGGGTATGAAATATAGCGCGCAAAATTCGGATTTAGACGACAGCTTTAGTAGCCAGACCTTGTCCCTCTCACCGACGGTATCGGAGCTCAGTGCTTTAGTTAAATACGAATCTGTCAACATACCGAACTTGGATATTCAAAACAACAATACGTGCAACTCCTCAAACAGGAATGGAAATTGTTTGAACAATAGGGCTGATTTCCAACATACGCCTGTGCATATCAGTAACATAGGAAGAGGCTTAAGAAACGGTGGGTCATGTAAGACTTGTAACGAAGACCCCCCTACCGTAATCAAGGTCCTGAACGTTTCTTATGATCAGGTGATCAAAACGGGAAAGACTGGCCCAGTGTTTCCTATCGTGCCAGTCAAATCTCCATCCCGTGGTGATTCACCCCCGGCAAGACAAGATGAGTTAAACTGCATACCAACCTTTTCTGGATTGAAAACCCCAGTTGGATCAAAGTCTCTGATGCAGATGCCAGTTTCATCGTCAGAGAGAGATTTCATGCCTCTTCCTAATGGTCCAGGCTGGGTGGGCTCAGAGCCGAGTGCCTCCCTGTGGAGAGAGCTGTCCCAGGAGGAGATACGAGCCCCAGGCTTTCCCCTGCTCAGGAGAAGCAGGACCTGTAGAGCAGCAGAGGACCAGCAGGGCCTGGGGTGTGTCCCCCTGCCGCCGGGGGGCCACCGGTGGCTGGTGACGGCAGCTTCTGGGCTGTGGGGTCAGATCCACGCCCAGCTGCAGCAGGACAGCCAGCTGGCGACCAGGAAAGACTTCATGTCTGGATTCACAGCGCTGCACTGGGTGGCTAAGAGCGGCCACAGTGAGATGGTGCACACCATCATGGATGTGTCACGCAGGACAGAGGCGAGAGTGGATGTGAACGCTCGCACGCATGGAGGCTACACACCGCTGCACCTCGCTGCCCTGCACGGCCATGCAGAGCTGATGCTTCTGCTGCTGAAGCTCTACGGAGCCAACGCAAACATCCGGGACAATGATGGGAAGAAGCCGCTGCATTACCTTGGGCCAGGTGTGTCTCCTgagctgcagcagctgctgggAGGCGGGGCCCAGGCAcacgggagggaggaggaggacagggacatGCCCAGAGGGATAAACACCCTAAGCAGACTCTTCATGCAGCCT
- the nudcd2 gene encoding nudC domain-containing protein 2, which produces MSTHFEERSGVILCRTSWGSWYQTMEEVFIEVNVPHGTSGKEVRCNLGSKHIELHVKGQEIFKGKLFGTTVSDEGTWTLEDKCLIRIVLMKTNREAGNCWASLLEGQYCADAWVQDQMQRKLTLERFHRENPGFDFSGAEISGNFAGGGPDFSNLQK; this is translated from the exons ATGTCAACTCACTtcgaggagaggagcggagtcATCCTGTGTAGAACATCGTGGGGGTCTTGGTATCAAACCATGGAGGAGGTGTTTATCGAAGTAAACGTTCCTCACGGCACGTCTGGTAAAGAAGTGAGATGCAATCTGGGATCAAAACACATTGAACTGCACGTGAAAGGACAAGAGATATTCAAG GGTAAGCTATTTGGAACCACAGTTTCTGATGAAGGAACATGGACATTAG AGGACAAGTGTCTGATCCGCATCGTATTGATGAAGACAAACCGGGAGGCAGGAAACTGTTGGGCGTCTCTGCTGGAGGGGCAGTACTGTGCGGACGCCTGGGTTCAGGACCAGATGCAGCGCAAACTCACCTTGGAGCGCTTCCATAGAGAG AATCCAGGGTTTGACTTCAGTGGGGCAGAGATCTCTGGGAACTTTGCAGGTGGAGGGCCAGACTTTTCCAACCTGCAGAAGTGA
- the ccng1 gene encoding cyclin-G1 isoform X2, with amino-acid sequence MIDTVPSPAVQPFSAQLRTLTELESRYQPKLTGLRVIESANDNGLRMTVRLREYEVKDLLSLTRFFGFSSETFSLAVSLLDRFLSVMKIQPKHLSCVGLCCFYIAIKSSEEEKNVPNAADMIRISQNRFSVSDMVRMERIILEKLLWRVKAPTALLFLRLFHSHVQEQLGSDGQEVLRIERLEALLKACHCSFVFSKVKPSLLALALLVLEIHEEHDSDHVHKLVDAVQSLQQLLSVRDGDLVCVRELVAKCLVEYSTTRRSRPNNQRLRWVISGRTARQLKHSYYKITHLLTIPESGC; translated from the exons ATGATCGACACAGTGCCATCCCCAGCGGTCCAGCCCTTCTCCGCCCAGCTGCGCACGTTGACTGAGCTGGAGTCTCGCTACCAGCCAAAACTCACGGGCCTGCGGGTGATTGAGAGCGCTAACGACAACGGTCTGAGGATGACGGTGCGGCTGAGGGAGTATGAGGTGaaggacctgctctctctcacccgGTTCTTTGGCTTCAGCTCGGAGACCTTCTCCCTGGCCGTCAGTCTGCTGGATCGGTTCCTCTCAGTCATGAAG ATCCAGCCCAAGCACCTGTCGTGCGTTGGCCTCTGCTGCTTCTACATTGCCATCAAGTCttcagaagaggagaagaatgtTCCCAACGCCGCCGATATGATCCGCATCAGCCAGAACCGCTTCAGCGTGTCGGACATGGTCCGCATGGAGAGGATCATCCTGGAGAAGCTGCTGTGGAGGGTTAAGGCTCCAACCGCACTGCTCTTCCTGCGCCTCTTCCACAGCCACGTGCAGGAGCAGCTGGGCTCTGACGG CCAAGAGGTGCTGAGGATTGAGAGACTGGAGGCTTTACTGAAAGCTTGCCATTGCTCGTTCGTCTTCTCCAAAGTTAAG ccctctctgcTGGCCCTGGCTCTGCTGGTCCTGGAGATCCATGAGGAACACGACAGCGATCACGTCCACAAGCTAGTGGACGCTGTGCAGTCCCTCCAGCAGCTCCTGAGT GTCAGAGACGgggacctggtgtgtgtgcgggagctGGTGGCTAAGTGTCTGGTGGAGTACTCCACCACCAGACGTTCCAGGCCCAACAACCAGAGGTTGCGCTGGGTGATCTCAGGACGGACAGCCCGGCAGCTGAAGCACAGCTACTACAAGATCACCCAC CTGCTCACCATCCCAGAGTCTGGCTGCTGA
- the ccng1 gene encoding cyclin-G1 isoform X1 has translation MIDTVPSPAVQPFSAQLRTLTELESRYQPKLTGLRVIESANDNGLRMTVRLREYEVKDLLSLTRFFGFSSETFSLAVSLLDRFLSVMKIQPKHLSCVGLCCFYIAIKSSEEEKNVPNAADMIRISQNRFSVSDMVRMERIILEKLLWRVKAPTALLFLRLFHSHVQEQLGSDGQEVLRIERLEALLKACHCSFVFSKVKPSLLALALLVLEIHEEHDSDHVHKLVDAVQSLQQLLSVRDGDLVCVRELVAKCLVEYSTTRRSRPNNQRLRWVISGRTARQLKHSYYKITHLPTIPESGC, from the exons ATGATCGACACAGTGCCATCCCCAGCGGTCCAGCCCTTCTCCGCCCAGCTGCGCACGTTGACTGAGCTGGAGTCTCGCTACCAGCCAAAACTCACGGGCCTGCGGGTGATTGAGAGCGCTAACGACAACGGTCTGAGGATGACGGTGCGGCTGAGGGAGTATGAGGTGaaggacctgctctctctcacccgGTTCTTTGGCTTCAGCTCGGAGACCTTCTCCCTGGCCGTCAGTCTGCTGGATCGGTTCCTCTCAGTCATGAAG ATCCAGCCCAAGCACCTGTCGTGCGTTGGCCTCTGCTGCTTCTACATTGCCATCAAGTCttcagaagaggagaagaatgtTCCCAACGCCGCCGATATGATCCGCATCAGCCAGAACCGCTTCAGCGTGTCGGACATGGTCCGCATGGAGAGGATCATCCTGGAGAAGCTGCTGTGGAGGGTTAAGGCTCCAACCGCACTGCTCTTCCTGCGCCTCTTCCACAGCCACGTGCAGGAGCAGCTGGGCTCTGACGG CCAAGAGGTGCTGAGGATTGAGAGACTGGAGGCTTTACTGAAAGCTTGCCATTGCTCGTTCGTCTTCTCCAAAGTTAAG ccctctctgcTGGCCCTGGCTCTGCTGGTCCTGGAGATCCATGAGGAACACGACAGCGATCACGTCCACAAGCTAGTGGACGCTGTGCAGTCCCTCCAGCAGCTCCTGAGT GTCAGAGACGgggacctggtgtgtgtgcgggagctGGTGGCTAAGTGTCTGGTGGAGTACTCCACCACCAGACGTTCCAGGCCCAACAACCAGAGGTTGCGCTGGGTGATCTCAGGACGGACAGCCCGGCAGCTGAAGCACAGCTACTACAAGATCACCCACCTGCCCACCATCCCAGAGTCTGGATGCTGA
- the LOC136953851 gene encoding septin-8-A-like isoform X1, translating to MAATDMDIFADEEKRKLELGGRVGFDSLPDQLVSKSVTQGFCFNILCVGETGIGKSTLMNTLFNTEFDNEEASHYQDNVHLRPKTYDLHESSVHLKLTVVDSVGFGDQINKEQSYKPVVDYIDTQFENYLQEELKIKRSLFNYHDSRIHICLYFIAPTGHSLKSLDLVTMKKLDSKVNIIPIIAKADTISKSELHKFKIKIMSELVSNGVQIYQFPTEDEAVTEINSSMNAHLPFAVVGSTEEVKVGNKTVRARLYPWGTVQVENENHCDFVKLREMLLRVNMEDLREQTHTRHYELYRRCKLEEMGFKDTDPDSQPFSLQETYVTKRKEFLGELQHKEEEMRQMFVNKVKETEAELKEKERELHERFEQLKRMHQEEKRNLEDKRRDLEEEMNAFNRRKVAAEALVGQALQGSSQPFKKDKDKKNFFSLPSACSLTSGRNLH from the exons ATGGCGGCTACGGACATGGACATTTTCGCT gatgaagagaagaggaagctggagtTGGGCGGCCGTGTTGGGTTCGACAGCTTACCTGATCAACTGGTCAGCAAGTCCGTCACACAGGGCTTCTGCTTCAACATCCTCTGTGTGG gGGAGACTGGGATTGGAAAGTCCACTCTGATGAACACCCTTTTCAACACAGAATTTGATAATGAGGAGGCCAGCCACTACCAAGACAACGTCCACCTGCGTCCGAAAACCTACGACCTGCACGAGAGCAGCGTCCACCTGAAGCTGACCGTGGTGGACAGCGTGGGCTTTGGGGACCAGATCAACAAGGAGCAGAG CTACAAGCCTGTTGTGGATTACATTGACACACAGTTTGAGAACTACCTTCAGGAGGAACTGAAGATCAAGCGTTCCCTCTTCAACTACCACGACAGCAGGATTCATATCTGCTTGTACTTCATCGCCCCCACCGGACATTCCCTCAAATCTCTGGACCTGGTCACTATGAAGAAGCTGGACAGCAAG GTGAACATCATTCCCATCATCGCCAAGGCAGACACGATATCGAAGAGCGAGCTGCACAAGTTCAAGATCAAGATCATGAGTGAACTGGTGAGCAACGGGGTGCAGATCTACCAGTTCCCCACGGAGGACGAGGCCGTGACAGAGATCAACTCCTCCATGAAC GCCCACCTGCCATTTGCAGTTGTGGGGAGCACCGAGGAGGTGAAGGTGGGGAACAAGACGGTGCGGGCCAGACTCTACCCCTGGGGCACCGTGCAGG TTGAGAACGAGAACCACTGTGACTTTGTGAAGCTGAGGGAGATGCTGCTGCGGGTGAACATGGAAGACCTcagagagcagacacacactcgccaCTACGAGCTCTACCGACGCTGCAAGCTGGAGGAGATGGGCTTCAAGGACACAGACCCAGACAGCCAGCCCTTCAG cctccaggagACGTATGTAACTAAGAGGAAGGAGTTCCTGGGAGAGCTGCAgcacaaggaggaggagatgaggcagATGTTTGTTAACAAGGTGAAGGAGACCGAGGCTGAgctgaaagagaaggagagagag CTCCATGAGCGGTTTGAGCAGCTGAAGAGGATGcaccaggaggagaagaggaacctggaggataagaggagagacctggaggaggagatgaacgcCTTCAACAGGAGGAAGGTGGCAGCAGAGGCGCTGGTGGGACAAGCCCTGCAAGGATCCTCTCAACCCTTCAAGAAGGATAAGGACAAGAAGAA CTTCTTTAGTCTCCCGTCTGCGTGCTCCTTAACCTCAGGGAGGAATCTACACTAG